A stretch of Geotrypetes seraphini chromosome 2, aGeoSer1.1, whole genome shotgun sequence DNA encodes these proteins:
- the LOC117354632 gene encoding oocyte zinc finger protein XlCOF6-like isoform X1, which translates to MAAGASAQMQVKFEDIAISFSQEEWEYLNEEQKELYREVMEENYQTLLSLADHQIQHEWKREKNEEEEDPVEMEQIQTLSENVCENISQRTEKINTKNYKQESKNQRDPIEVSRDGVRKCERNDRDLSYIPEDQRHLAEGPFQIKNSDEVTSKFHHDKRKEKTHKKELQLHKRDHKNVKPSTSTECNKNLTQFSNLKRHKIIHSGYKPHACTEYNKSFTRLSALNNHQMILTGYRRYKCTECKKSFTRLSDLKRHKMIHTEYNPYTCTECKKSFTWFSALKRHKMIHTGHKPYTCTECKKSFTRLSDLKRHKMIHTGHNPYTCTECKKSFTRLSALKRHKMIHTGHKPYTCTECKKSFTRLSDLKRHKMIHTEYNPYTCTECKKSFTRLSALKRHKMIHTGHKPYTCTECNKSYNDLSNLKSHKMIHTGEKPYTCTECNKSFTQLSYLKSHQVIHTGHKPYTCIECNKSFTRLSHLNRHKIIHTGYKPYTCTECNKSFNDLSTLKSHKKIHTGDKPYTCTECNKSFTQLSYLNRHKMIHTGYKPYTCTECNKSFNDLSTLKSHKMIHTGEKPYTCTECNKSFTWLSYLKSHQVIHTGHKPYTCTECNKSFTWLSNLKRHKMIHTGHKKSHHVIHTGHKPYTCAECNKSFTQLSHLKRHKVTHTGHTPYTCTECNKSFTWLSNLKRHKMIHTGYKPYTCTECNKSFNDLSTLKSHKMIHTGDTPYTCTECNKGFTQLSHLKSHQVTHTGHNHIHVLSVIKTSF; encoded by the exons atggctgcaggagcttctgcccag ATGCAGGTGAAGTTTGAGGACATCGctatctctttctcccaggaggagtgggagtatttaaatgaagagcagaaggagctctacagggaggtgatggagGAGAACTATCAGACCCTGCTCTCACTGG caGATCATCAGATCCAGCATGaatggaagagagaaaagaatgaagaagaagaagatcCAGTTGAAATGGAACAAATCCAAACACTGTCAGAAAATGTCTGTGAGAATATTTCCCAGAGAACTGAGAAGATTAACACAAAGAATTATAAGCAGGAATCAAAAAACCAGAGAGACCCTATAGAAGTCTcaagggatggagtcaggaagtgtGAGAGAAATGACAGGGATCTGAGTTACATCCCTGAGGACCAGAGACACCTAGCAGAGGGACCCTTCCAAATTAAAAACAGTGATGAAGTGACTTCTAAATTCCACCATGATAAGAGGaaagaaaaaacccacaaaaaagaaCTTCAACTGCACAAAAGGGATCATAAAAATGTGAAACCATCTACCtctactgagtgtaataaaaacttAACTCAGTTTTCAAATCTTAAAAGACACAAAATAATCCATTCAGGGTACAAACCACATGCATGTACTGAgtataataaaagcttcactcggctttcagctCTCAATAACCACCAAATGATCCTCACAGGGTACAGACGATAtaaatgtactgagtgtaagaaaagcttcactcggctttcagatctaaaaagacacaaaatgatccacacagagtACAatccatatacatgtactgagtgtaagaaaagcttcacttggttttcagctctaaaaagacacaaaatgatccacacagggcacaaaccatatacatgtactgagtgtaagaaaagcttcactcggctttcagatctaaaaagacacaaaatgatccacacagggcacaatccatatacatgtactgagtgtaagaaaagcttcactcggctttcagctctaaaaagacacaaaatgatccacacagggcacaaaccatatacatgtactgagtgtaagaaaagcttcactcgcctttcagatctaaaaagacacaaaatgatccacacagagtACAatccatatacatgtactgagtgtaagaaaagcttcactcggctttcagctctaaaaagacacaaaatgatccacacagggcacaaaccatatacatgtactgagtgtaataaaagctacaatgacctttcaaatctaaaaagtcacaaaatgatccacacaggagaaaaaccatatacatgtactgagtgtaataaaagtttcactcaGCTTTCATATTTAAAAAGTCATcaagtgatccacacagggcacaaaccatatacatgtattgagtgtaataaaagcttcactcggctttcacatctaaatAGACACAAAATAATCCACACGGgatacaaaccatatacatgtactgaatgtaataaaagctttaatgacctttcaactctaaaaagtcacaaaaagatccacacaggagacaaaccatatacatgtactgagtgtaataaaagcttcactcagctttcatatCTAAATAGACacaaaatgattcacacaggatacaaaccatatacatgtactgagtgtaataaaagcttcaatgacctttcaactctaaaaagtcacaaaatgatccacacaggagaaaaaccatatacatgtactgagtgtaataaaagtttcacttGGCTTTCATATTTAAAAAGTcaccaagtgatccacacagggcacaaaccatatacatgtactgagtgtaataaaagcttcacttggctttcaaatctaaaaagacacaaaatgatccacacagggcacaaaaaAAGTCACCATgtaatccacacagggcacaaaccatatacatgtgctgagtgtaataaaagcttcactcagctttcacattTAAAAAGACACAAAGTGACCCACACAGGGCACACACcgtatacatgtactgagtgtaataaaagcttcacttggctttcaaatctaaaaagacacaaaatgatccacacgggatacaaaccatatacatgtactgaatgtaataaaagcttcaatgacctttcaactctaaaaagtcacaaaatgatccacacaggagacacaccatatacatgtactgaatgtaataaaggtttcactcagctttcacattTAAAAAGTCACCAAGTGACCCATACAGGGCacaaccatatacatgtactgagtgtaataaaaacttcatTCTAG
- the LOC117354632 gene encoding oocyte zinc finger protein XlCOF6-like isoform X2, which translates to MAAGASAQMQVKFEDIAISFSQEEWEYLNEEQKELYREVMEENYQTLLSLDHQIQHEWKREKNEEEEDPVEMEQIQTLSENVCENISQRTEKINTKNYKQESKNQRDPIEVSRDGVRKCERNDRDLSYIPEDQRHLAEGPFQIKNSDEVTSKFHHDKRKEKTHKKELQLHKRDHKNVKPSTSTECNKNLTQFSNLKRHKIIHSGYKPHACTEYNKSFTRLSALNNHQMILTGYRRYKCTECKKSFTRLSDLKRHKMIHTEYNPYTCTECKKSFTWFSALKRHKMIHTGHKPYTCTECKKSFTRLSDLKRHKMIHTGHNPYTCTECKKSFTRLSALKRHKMIHTGHKPYTCTECKKSFTRLSDLKRHKMIHTEYNPYTCTECKKSFTRLSALKRHKMIHTGHKPYTCTECNKSYNDLSNLKSHKMIHTGEKPYTCTECNKSFTQLSYLKSHQVIHTGHKPYTCIECNKSFTRLSHLNRHKIIHTGYKPYTCTECNKSFNDLSTLKSHKKIHTGDKPYTCTECNKSFTQLSYLNRHKMIHTGYKPYTCTECNKSFNDLSTLKSHKMIHTGEKPYTCTECNKSFTWLSYLKSHQVIHTGHKPYTCTECNKSFTWLSNLKRHKMIHTGHKKSHHVIHTGHKPYTCAECNKSFTQLSHLKRHKVTHTGHTPYTCTECNKSFTWLSNLKRHKMIHTGYKPYTCTECNKSFNDLSTLKSHKMIHTGDTPYTCTECNKGFTQLSHLKSHQVTHTGHNHIHVLSVIKTSF; encoded by the exons atggctgcaggagcttctgcccag ATGCAGGTGAAGTTTGAGGACATCGctatctctttctcccaggaggagtgggagtatttaaatgaagagcagaaggagctctacagggaggtgatggagGAGAACTATCAGACCCTGCTCTCACTGG ATCATCAGATCCAGCATGaatggaagagagaaaagaatgaagaagaagaagatcCAGTTGAAATGGAACAAATCCAAACACTGTCAGAAAATGTCTGTGAGAATATTTCCCAGAGAACTGAGAAGATTAACACAAAGAATTATAAGCAGGAATCAAAAAACCAGAGAGACCCTATAGAAGTCTcaagggatggagtcaggaagtgtGAGAGAAATGACAGGGATCTGAGTTACATCCCTGAGGACCAGAGACACCTAGCAGAGGGACCCTTCCAAATTAAAAACAGTGATGAAGTGACTTCTAAATTCCACCATGATAAGAGGaaagaaaaaacccacaaaaaagaaCTTCAACTGCACAAAAGGGATCATAAAAATGTGAAACCATCTACCtctactgagtgtaataaaaacttAACTCAGTTTTCAAATCTTAAAAGACACAAAATAATCCATTCAGGGTACAAACCACATGCATGTACTGAgtataataaaagcttcactcggctttcagctCTCAATAACCACCAAATGATCCTCACAGGGTACAGACGATAtaaatgtactgagtgtaagaaaagcttcactcggctttcagatctaaaaagacacaaaatgatccacacagagtACAatccatatacatgtactgagtgtaagaaaagcttcacttggttttcagctctaaaaagacacaaaatgatccacacagggcacaaaccatatacatgtactgagtgtaagaaaagcttcactcggctttcagatctaaaaagacacaaaatgatccacacagggcacaatccatatacatgtactgagtgtaagaaaagcttcactcggctttcagctctaaaaagacacaaaatgatccacacagggcacaaaccatatacatgtactgagtgtaagaaaagcttcactcgcctttcagatctaaaaagacacaaaatgatccacacagagtACAatccatatacatgtactgagtgtaagaaaagcttcactcggctttcagctctaaaaagacacaaaatgatccacacagggcacaaaccatatacatgtactgagtgtaataaaagctacaatgacctttcaaatctaaaaagtcacaaaatgatccacacaggagaaaaaccatatacatgtactgagtgtaataaaagtttcactcaGCTTTCATATTTAAAAAGTCATcaagtgatccacacagggcacaaaccatatacatgtattgagtgtaataaaagcttcactcggctttcacatctaaatAGACACAAAATAATCCACACGGgatacaaaccatatacatgtactgaatgtaataaaagctttaatgacctttcaactctaaaaagtcacaaaaagatccacacaggagacaaaccatatacatgtactgagtgtaataaaagcttcactcagctttcatatCTAAATAGACacaaaatgattcacacaggatacaaaccatatacatgtactgagtgtaataaaagcttcaatgacctttcaactctaaaaagtcacaaaatgatccacacaggagaaaaaccatatacatgtactgagtgtaataaaagtttcacttGGCTTTCATATTTAAAAAGTcaccaagtgatccacacagggcacaaaccatatacatgtactgagtgtaataaaagcttcacttggctttcaaatctaaaaagacacaaaatgatccacacagggcacaaaaaAAGTCACCATgtaatccacacagggcacaaaccatatacatgtgctgagtgtaataaaagcttcactcagctttcacattTAAAAAGACACAAAGTGACCCACACAGGGCACACACcgtatacatgtactgagtgtaataaaagcttcacttggctttcaaatctaaaaagacacaaaatgatccacacgggatacaaaccatatacatgtactgaatgtaataaaagcttcaatgacctttcaactctaaaaagtcacaaaatgatccacacaggagacacaccatatacatgtactgaatgtaataaaggtttcactcagctttcacattTAAAAAGTCACCAAGTGACCCATACAGGGCacaaccatatacatgtactgagtgtaataaaaacttcatTCTAG
- the LOC117354982 gene encoding zinc finger protein 679-like yields MFRMWEKIWWSLSFKTHKRIHTGEKPYTCSECGKSFTRQSTLNIHERIHTGEKPYTCTECGKSFTRQSTLNIHKRIHTGEKPDTCPEGGKSFNYQSNLRQHEMNHTRKKQYSCIEYGKLCFSHIFSLNRGHICSRACHSLN; encoded by the coding sequence ATGTTTagaatgtgggaaaagatatGGTGGTCTCTCAGTTTTAAAacacacaagaggattcatactggagagaaaccatatacctgttcagaatgtggtaaaagctttactcGGCAATCAACTTTAAACatacatgagaggattcataccggagaaaaaccatatacatgtacagaatgtggtaaaagctttactcGGCAATCAACTTTAAACATAcataagaggattcatactggagagaaaccagaTACATGTCCAGAaggtggtaaaagctttaattaCCAATCAAATTTAAGACAACATGAGATGAATCATACTAGAAAGAAACAGTATTCCTGTATAGAATATGGTAAGCTATGCTTTTCACACATCTTTTCATTAAACAGAGGTCATATTTGCAGTAGGGCTTGCCACTCTCTAAACTAG